A part of Sulfurifustis variabilis genomic DNA contains:
- a CDS encoding AMP-binding protein — protein MRTIRHIVDTRAAEQPEKAYLIAPETGRTLNYGKLRRDARRLAAFLDAKGVRPGETVCLMMHNGYQAADLFLGIMYAGRVVSPINLLAQPAQLEYVLDHSDARLVFVAEAYRERLEAALARLDRPVAVEAIDVDAEALFPELAEGGSLPAVGEDDAALLMYTSGTTGRPKGALLTHRNVVAGGRFTSDAHELTESDRVLCSLPLYHINGQIVTTVAPLVHGGSVVMPHKFSVSSFWELLARHQCTWFNVVPTIVAYLLNEPDQRVARRELDLSRVRFGRSASAALPPNLHQAFERTFGFGIIETMGLTETAAPVFSNPLDPAKRKYGTPGRPFGVEAKIVDREGRALPPGEIGEILVRGDNVMKAYYKDPQNTAKALDADGWFHTGDLGYRDADGFYFVTGRLKELIIKGGENIAPREIDEALYRHPAVLEAAAVGIPDANYGQEILACVVLKPGSRCSEDELRGFCLNELGRYKTPKVIRFVDSIPKGPSGKVQRLKLLEI, from the coding sequence ATGCGTACGATCCGGCACATCGTCGACACCCGCGCGGCCGAGCAGCCGGAGAAGGCCTACCTCATCGCGCCCGAGACCGGGCGCACGCTCAACTACGGGAAGCTGCGTCGCGACGCCCGCCGGCTCGCGGCGTTCCTGGACGCGAAGGGCGTGCGCCCGGGCGAGACGGTGTGCCTCATGATGCACAACGGCTATCAGGCCGCCGATCTGTTTCTCGGCATCATGTACGCCGGCCGCGTCGTCTCGCCGATCAATCTGCTCGCCCAGCCCGCGCAGCTCGAATACGTGCTCGATCACTCCGACGCGCGGCTCGTTTTCGTGGCCGAGGCCTACCGCGAGCGGCTCGAGGCCGCGCTCGCCAGGCTCGATCGCCCCGTTGCGGTCGAGGCGATCGACGTCGATGCCGAAGCGCTGTTTCCCGAGCTCGCCGAGGGCGGCTCGCTTCCCGCCGTCGGCGAAGACGACGCGGCGCTCCTCATGTACACCTCCGGCACCACCGGACGCCCTAAAGGCGCGCTCCTCACGCACAGGAACGTGGTCGCCGGGGGACGCTTCACGAGCGACGCGCACGAGCTCACGGAGAGCGACCGCGTGCTCTGCTCGCTGCCGCTCTACCACATCAACGGCCAGATCGTGACGACGGTCGCGCCGCTCGTGCACGGCGGGAGCGTCGTGATGCCGCACAAGTTCAGCGTCTCGAGCTTCTGGGAGCTGCTCGCGCGCCACCAGTGCACCTGGTTCAACGTCGTGCCGACGATCGTCGCTTACCTTCTGAACGAGCCGGACCAGCGGGTCGCGCGCAGGGAGCTCGACCTCTCGCGCGTGCGCTTCGGCCGCTCGGCCTCGGCGGCGCTGCCGCCGAACCTGCACCAGGCGTTCGAGCGCACCTTCGGCTTCGGCATCATCGAGACGATGGGGCTCACCGAGACGGCGGCCCCGGTCTTCTCCAACCCGCTCGATCCCGCGAAGCGCAAGTACGGCACGCCCGGGCGGCCCTTCGGGGTGGAGGCCAAGATCGTCGACCGCGAGGGCAGGGCGCTTCCGCCCGGCGAGATCGGCGAGATCCTCGTGCGCGGCGACAACGTCATGAAGGCCTATTACAAGGACCCGCAGAACACGGCGAAAGCGCTCGACGCGGACGGCTGGTTCCACACCGGCGATCTCGGCTACCGCGACGCGGACGGCTTCTACTTCGTCACCGGGCGGCTCAAGGAGCTCATCATCAAGGGCGGCGAGAACATCGCGCCGCGCGAGATCGACGAGGCGCTCTACCGGCACCCGGCGGTGCTCGAGGCCGCCGCGGTCGGCATCCCCGACGCCAACTACGGCCAGGAGATCCTCGCGTGCGTGGTGCTCAAGCCCGGGAGCCGCTGCTCGGAGGACGAGCTGCGCGGCTTCTGCCTGAACGAGCTCGGGCGGTACAAGACGCCGAAGGTCATTCGTTTCGTCGATTCGATTCCCAAGGGGCCGTCCGGCAAGGTCCAGCGGCTCAAACTACTCGAGATCTAG
- a CDS encoding DUF4382 domain-containing protein, whose amino-acid sequence MSTPRFFLSLSLAGLLAACGGSSDDGNATGELTLQVTDAAVDGALQVVVQFRGIELHGPGGTQTYYYCEDASTGETVLSAAACAHPAPRQLDLLALTDGLTEFLLDGLVTEAGRYAWVRLLVDAEPDVRDSYIVMPDGEHELLVPSGAETGLKLNRGFTVPAGGTADFTIDFDLRKSVHDPLSGGVDYLLRPTLRIVDSAEAGAIAGEVDAALVTDGCTPAVYAYTGAGVTPDDVDGAAPDPVTTAQVKLDEETGLYRYKAAFLEPGNHTVAFTCQAAGDDPAMDDAIVFSGAATVAVAPGTVATHEFQASLP is encoded by the coding sequence GTGTCTACCCCACGTTTTTTTCTTTCGCTGTCCCTGGCCGGACTGCTCGCCGCCTGTGGCGGAAGCAGCGATGACGGAAACGCCACCGGCGAGCTCACCCTGCAGGTCACCGACGCGGCCGTCGACGGCGCCCTCCAGGTCGTCGTTCAGTTCAGGGGTATCGAGCTGCATGGACCCGGCGGAACGCAGACTTATTACTACTGCGAAGACGCGAGCACGGGCGAAACGGTGCTGAGCGCCGCCGCCTGCGCGCATCCGGCGCCCAGGCAGCTCGACCTGCTCGCCCTCACCGACGGCCTGACCGAGTTCCTGCTCGACGGTCTGGTCACCGAGGCCGGCCGCTACGCCTGGGTCCGGCTGCTGGTCGACGCCGAACCGGACGTGAGGGATTCCTACATCGTGATGCCCGACGGGGAGCACGAGCTCCTCGTCCCGAGCGGTGCCGAGACCGGGCTCAAGCTCAATCGCGGCTTCACGGTCCCGGCCGGTGGCACCGCCGATTTCACGATCGATTTCGATCTGCGCAAGTCGGTCCACGACCCGCTGTCCGGGGGCGTCGACTACCTGCTTCGGCCGACGCTGCGGATCGTGGACAGCGCCGAGGCCGGCGCCATCGCGGGCGAGGTCGACGCGGCGCTCGTGACCGACGGCTGCACGCCGGCCGTCTACGCGTACACGGGCGCGGGCGTGACCCCCGACGACGTCGACGGCGCCGCGCCCGATCCGGTCACCACGGCCCAGGTCAAGCTCGACGAGGAAACCGGCCTGTACCGCTACAAGGCCGCCTTCCTCGAACCGGGTAATCACACCGTCGCCTTCACGTGCCAGGCCGCCGGCGACGATCCCGCGATGGACGACGCCATCGTCTTCTCCGGTGCCGCGACCGTGGCCGTGGCCCCCGGAACCGTCGCGACCCACGAATTCCAGGCTTCGCTGCCGTAG
- a CDS encoding tripartite tricarboxylate transporter permease, whose translation MWDILGNLAHGFVACLQPVNLLILFVGIVVGLIVGVLPGLTLVMGVILALPFTYGMDVTPAIILLTAMYVSGTYGGAPTSILFKIPGEPIHVPLLWDGYEMARQGRAAEALGWTLVAVLVGGLVSATIMVSLSEPVAKLALSFSTPEYFAIVLFGLTSVVSLGRGSLPNAIISLCLGLLIATVGVDSIYGATRYTFGMPLLLDGIEFLTVMVGAYGLGEVFIRLREGFATAPIQKVAEMRTRLPSWRQISRLKGVLVRNALLGNIVGLVPGAGATIASFVAYGFEGQYNKRRKELGTGIPDGIVAPQTAATSSVGGALVPLFTLGIPGSGATAVILGAFLLHGIQPGPQVFLTSTEMIYTVIASLFLGIVAMCIVGFFAIRPLVKILDFPEAVVSAFIMLLCFVGALSIRNNIGDLWLMIAFGVIGYLFERYRFPIAPLVLGVILGPLAESSFMTTMISYQSDWTVFFTRPISGTVMALTGLALIVPFVTHLWTNRRQPGALPADRPE comes from the coding sequence ATGTGGGACATTCTCGGCAATCTCGCCCACGGGTTCGTCGCCTGCCTGCAGCCGGTCAACCTCCTCATCCTGTTCGTCGGCATCGTGGTCGGGCTCATCGTGGGGGTGCTGCCGGGGCTCACGCTGGTCATGGGGGTGATCCTGGCGCTGCCATTCACCTACGGCATGGACGTCACGCCGGCGATCATCCTGCTCACCGCGATGTACGTCTCCGGCACCTACGGCGGCGCGCCCACGTCGATCCTGTTCAAGATCCCGGGCGAGCCGATCCACGTGCCGCTCCTCTGGGACGGCTACGAGATGGCCCGACAGGGCAGGGCCGCGGAGGCGCTCGGCTGGACGCTGGTCGCCGTGCTCGTGGGCGGCCTCGTCTCCGCCACCATCATGGTGAGCCTCTCGGAACCGGTGGCGAAGCTGGCGCTCAGCTTCTCGACGCCCGAGTACTTCGCGATCGTGCTCTTCGGCCTCACGAGCGTGGTCTCGCTCGGGCGGGGCAGCCTCCCGAACGCGATCATCAGCCTGTGCCTCGGGCTGCTCATCGCCACGGTCGGCGTCGATTCGATCTACGGCGCGACCCGCTACACCTTCGGCATGCCGCTGCTGCTCGACGGAATCGAGTTCCTCACCGTCATGGTCGGCGCGTACGGGCTCGGGGAGGTGTTCATCCGGCTGCGCGAGGGCTTCGCCACGGCGCCGATCCAGAAGGTGGCGGAGATGCGGACCCGCCTGCCGTCCTGGCGGCAGATCTCGCGGCTCAAAGGCGTGCTCGTGCGCAACGCGCTGCTCGGCAACATCGTGGGCCTCGTGCCCGGCGCCGGCGCGACGATCGCCTCGTTCGTCGCCTACGGCTTCGAGGGGCAGTACAACAAGCGCCGCAAGGAGCTCGGCACCGGCATCCCGGACGGCATCGTGGCGCCCCAGACGGCCGCGACCTCCTCCGTCGGCGGGGCGCTGGTCCCGCTCTTCACGCTCGGCATTCCGGGCAGCGGCGCGACCGCGGTCATCCTCGGCGCGTTCCTGCTGCACGGCATCCAGCCGGGGCCGCAGGTGTTCCTCACCTCGACCGAGATGATCTACACCGTGATCGCCTCGCTCTTCCTCGGGATCGTGGCCATGTGCATCGTCGGTTTCTTCGCCATCCGGCCGCTCGTCAAGATCCTCGACTTTCCCGAAGCGGTCGTGTCCGCGTTCATCATGCTGCTCTGCTTCGTCGGCGCGCTCTCGATCCGCAACAACATCGGTGACCTCTGGCTCATGATCGCGTTCGGCGTGATCGGCTACCTCTTCGAGCGCTACCGCTTCCCGATCGCGCCGCTCGTCCTGGGTGTGATCCTGGGCCCGCTCGCGGAGAGCTCGTTCATGACGACCATGATCAGCTACCAGAGCGACTGGACCGTCTTCTTCACGCGCCCGATCAGCGGCACGGTGATGGCACTGACGGGGCTCGCGCTGATCGTCCCGTTCGTCACGCATCTGTGGACGAACCGGCGGCAGCCCGGAGCGCTCCCGGCGGACAGGCCGGAATGA
- the xsc gene encoding sulfoacetaldehyde acetyltransferase has translation MSGQPREKAVPTPTPAGKVRMTPSEALVETLAAHGVDKVFGIVGSAYMDALDIFPAAGIRFISVAHEQNAAHMADGYSRATNRHGVCIAQNGPGITNFVTGIAAAYWAHSPVVAITPETGSLGVGLGGFQEANQMPIFSTITQYQVHVNHPARIAELTNRAMTIAINERGPVQINIPRDYFYADIEAEIPPVQYLERGPGGAQSLDEAAQLLAQARYPVIMAGGGVIMSGGVEEARLLAEYLCAPVVTSYLHNDAFPASHELSTGPLGYQGSKAAMRLIAKADVVLALGSRLGPFGTLPQHGMDYWPKDARIIQVDANPRMLGLVKKIAVGICGDARQAAAELLARLKAQRGPAKRNEARIAEIRQAKEEWAKELAQWPSPSESGRIGPRQALAALAKALPQNAMVSTDIGNVCSVANSYLHFDQPQSFFAAMSFGNCGYAFPTIMGAKVARPDRPAIAYVGDGAWGMSLAEVMTCVREDIPAIAVVFNNMQWGAEKKNQIDYYGNRFVGTNLTNPNFAEVAKAMGAEGVRVDHVDQIGDALAAAVKSNRCTVLDVQLTRELGEPFRRDALKKPVRYLAKYKAYT, from the coding sequence ATGAGCGGACAACCGCGAGAGAAGGCAGTCCCGACCCCCACACCGGCCGGCAAGGTGCGCATGACGCCGAGCGAGGCGCTGGTCGAGACCCTGGCCGCGCACGGCGTGGACAAGGTGTTCGGCATCGTCGGCTCGGCCTACATGGACGCGCTCGACATCTTTCCCGCCGCCGGCATCCGGTTCATCTCCGTCGCGCACGAGCAGAACGCCGCGCACATGGCCGACGGCTACTCCCGCGCGACCAACCGCCACGGCGTGTGCATCGCGCAGAACGGACCGGGCATCACGAACTTCGTCACGGGCATCGCGGCCGCGTACTGGGCGCACTCGCCGGTGGTCGCGATCACGCCGGAGACGGGCAGCCTGGGCGTCGGGCTCGGCGGCTTCCAGGAAGCGAACCAGATGCCGATCTTCTCCACCATCACGCAGTACCAGGTCCACGTGAACCACCCCGCGCGCATCGCCGAGCTCACGAACCGCGCCATGACCATCGCCATCAACGAGCGCGGCCCGGTGCAGATCAACATCCCGCGCGACTACTTCTACGCCGACATCGAGGCGGAGATCCCGCCGGTCCAGTACCTCGAGCGCGGCCCGGGCGGCGCGCAGTCGCTCGACGAGGCGGCGCAGCTGCTCGCGCAGGCCAGGTATCCCGTCATCATGGCCGGCGGCGGCGTCATCATGTCGGGCGGCGTCGAGGAGGCGCGGCTGCTCGCCGAGTACCTGTGCGCGCCGGTGGTGACGAGCTACCTGCACAACGACGCGTTCCCGGCCTCGCACGAGCTCTCGACCGGCCCGCTCGGCTACCAGGGCTCGAAGGCCGCGATGCGGCTCATCGCGAAGGCGGACGTGGTGCTGGCGCTCGGCTCGCGCCTCGGTCCTTTCGGGACGCTGCCCCAGCACGGCATGGACTACTGGCCGAAGGACGCGAGAATCATCCAGGTCGACGCCAACCCGCGCATGCTCGGGCTGGTGAAGAAGATCGCCGTCGGCATCTGCGGCGACGCGCGGCAGGCGGCCGCGGAGCTGCTCGCGCGGCTCAAGGCCCAGAGGGGCCCCGCGAAGCGCAACGAGGCGCGGATCGCCGAGATCCGCCAGGCGAAGGAGGAGTGGGCGAAAGAGCTCGCCCAGTGGCCCTCGCCGTCCGAGAGCGGACGCATCGGCCCGCGTCAGGCGCTGGCGGCGCTCGCGAAAGCGCTGCCCCAAAACGCCATGGTCTCGACCGACATCGGCAACGTCTGCTCGGTGGCGAACAGCTACCTCCACTTCGACCAGCCGCAGAGCTTCTTCGCCGCCATGAGCTTCGGCAACTGCGGCTACGCCTTCCCGACGATCATGGGCGCGAAGGTCGCGCGGCCCGACCGGCCGGCGATCGCCTACGTCGGCGACGGCGCCTGGGGCATGAGCCTCGCCGAGGTGATGACCTGCGTGCGCGAGGACATCCCGGCGATCGCGGTCGTGTTCAACAACATGCAGTGGGGGGCCGAGAAGAAGAACCAGATCGACTACTACGGCAACCGCTTCGTCGGCACGAACCTCACCAATCCCAACTTCGCCGAGGTGGCGAAGGCCATGGGCGCTGAGGGCGTGCGCGTCGACCACGTCGACCAGATCGGCGACGCGCTGGCCGCCGCCGTCAAGTCCAACCGCTGCACGGTGCTCGACGTGCAGCTCACGCGCGAGCTCGGCGAGCCGTTCCGCCGCGACGCCCTGAAGAAACCCGTGCGGTATCTCGCCAAGTACAAGGCGTATACGTAA
- a CDS encoding tripartite tricarboxylate transporter TctB family protein — protein sequence MAFEILRRVAPYIAVLAAAILLYAVADRITYIGKAGQVGPDLWPKAVLLLAIAAAVYQIVCIAAACWREQPAFREPVARTEGSYTGRLLLGMGITVAYVALLKVIGFILCTLLYLAAFMYIGRYRRHLAIAVNSLIGTLALVLIFMKLVYISLPMGSGRFATFNYALLDLLGIR from the coding sequence ATGGCATTCGAGATCCTCCGGCGCGTCGCCCCCTACATCGCGGTGCTCGCCGCCGCGATCCTCCTCTATGCGGTCGCCGACCGCATCACCTACATCGGCAAGGCCGGCCAGGTCGGCCCCGATCTCTGGCCGAAAGCGGTGCTCCTGCTCGCCATCGCCGCCGCGGTCTACCAGATCGTCTGCATCGCGGCGGCGTGCTGGCGCGAGCAGCCGGCCTTCCGCGAGCCCGTCGCCAGGACCGAGGGGTCGTACACCGGCCGGCTGCTGCTCGGGATGGGCATCACGGTCGCGTACGTCGCGCTGCTCAAGGTCATCGGCTTCATTCTCTGCACGCTGCTCTATCTCGCGGCGTTCATGTACATCGGCCGCTATCGCCGCCACCTGGCGATCGCGGTGAACAGCCTGATCGGCACGCTCGCGCTCGTGCTGATCTTCATGAAGCTCGTCTACATCTCGCTCCCGATGGGCAGCGGGCGTTTCGCGACGTTCAACTACGCGCTGCTCGATCTCCTCGGCATCCGCTGA
- a CDS encoding tripartite tricarboxylate transporter substrate binding protein produces MRSKLKCSRCWLPFVSAVSVLLVGFTALAQDRYPTRAIEFIVPFGPGGGADQLARQSGKLLEPMLKVSIPVLNVPGATGATGISKLVGSAPDGHTMAIYIADTHALLATSNPPYTIDDITPVARMISAPSFLFVKQDSPIKNWKDFEKAAKEKPGALRVATVGYGSVDDMTLTFLESKGIKVNQVPYPKPSERYVSVLGDHVEALYEQAGDVASFLKNKQMRPIIVFGDKRSSEFPDVPASKEVGFDIGLPQFRSVVVHGKTDPKVIKALSDAFAKVAATPEYKKFLKEQMAAEDSHMPADAAAKFMRGELETMKKLAKPKGK; encoded by the coding sequence ATGAGAAGCAAGCTGAAGTGCAGTCGCTGTTGGTTGCCCTTCGTCTCTGCGGTATCGGTACTGCTCGTCGGTTTCACGGCCCTGGCCCAGGACCGCTACCCCACGCGCGCCATCGAGTTCATCGTACCCTTCGGCCCGGGCGGCGGCGCGGACCAGCTCGCCCGCCAGTCGGGCAAGCTGCTCGAGCCGATGCTCAAGGTCTCGATCCCCGTGCTCAACGTCCCGGGCGCGACCGGGGCAACCGGCATTTCCAAGCTCGTGGGCTCGGCCCCCGACGGCCACACCATGGCGATCTACATCGCCGACACGCACGCCCTGCTCGCGACCTCCAACCCCCCGTACACCATCGACGACATCACGCCCGTCGCGCGCATGATCTCGGCGCCGTCGTTCCTGTTCGTCAAGCAGGACAGCCCGATCAAGAACTGGAAAGACTTCGAGAAGGCGGCGAAGGAGAAGCCGGGCGCGCTCAGGGTCGCGACGGTGGGCTACGGGAGCGTGGACGACATGACGCTCACCTTCCTGGAGAGCAAGGGAATCAAGGTCAATCAGGTCCCGTACCCGAAGCCGAGCGAGCGCTACGTGTCGGTGCTCGGCGATCACGTCGAAGCGCTCTACGAGCAGGCCGGCGATGTCGCGAGCTTCCTCAAGAACAAGCAGATGCGTCCGATCATCGTCTTCGGCGACAAGCGCTCGAGCGAGTTCCCCGACGTGCCGGCGTCGAAGGAGGTGGGCTTCGACATCGGCCTGCCGCAGTTCCGCTCGGTCGTGGTCCACGGCAAGACCGACCCGAAGGTCATCAAGGCGCTCTCCGATGCCTTCGCCAAAGTGGCGGCGACCCCGGAATACAAGAAGTTCCTCAAGGAGCAGATGGCGGCCGAGGACAGCCACATGCCGGCCGATGCGGCGGCGAAGTTCATGCGCGGCGAGCTCGAGACGATGAAGAAGCTGGCCAAGCCCAAGGGCAAGTGA
- a CDS encoding LacI family DNA-binding transcriptional regulator: protein MNRRPVTLIDVARAANVSIATVSRALSFPHKVSPETLGRIERTIEALGYVANGSARALASRRSRTIGALIPSLDNPSFATTVHALQRALGEAGYTVLLACHEFDPAAERRLARTLIERGVDGLVLLGTEHEPEVYALIERFRLPYVLTWALEEGGRHTCIGFDNRAAAARLTEHLLALGHRELAMISGMTANNERARERALGVREALRRSGVALDPGRFVEVPYTLQSGRDGLAQVIGQSPRPTAVICGNDLLAIGAIAECHARGLGVPEDVSVTGFDDMEIAAMLSPGLTTMHFPTQELGDLAAQQILRAIAGETVPARQELAVRLVVRGTTAPPRRGAES, encoded by the coding sequence ATGAACCGCCGGCCCGTCACCCTGATCGACGTCGCGCGCGCGGCGAACGTATCGATCGCGACGGTTTCGCGCGCGCTCTCGTTTCCCCACAAGGTCAGTCCGGAAACGCTCGGACGCATCGAACGGACCATCGAGGCGCTCGGCTACGTGGCGAACGGCAGCGCCCGCGCCCTCGCCTCGCGACGCTCGCGCACCATCGGCGCGCTCATCCCTTCGCTCGACAACCCGAGCTTCGCGACCACCGTGCACGCGCTTCAGCGCGCCCTGGGGGAAGCGGGCTACACGGTGCTGCTCGCGTGCCACGAGTTCGACCCGGCCGCGGAGCGCCGGCTCGCGCGCACGCTGATCGAGCGCGGCGTGGACGGCCTCGTGCTGCTCGGCACCGAGCACGAGCCGGAGGTCTACGCGCTGATCGAGCGGTTCCGGCTGCCGTACGTGCTCACCTGGGCGCTCGAGGAGGGCGGGCGGCACACCTGCATCGGCTTCGACAACCGCGCCGCGGCCGCGCGGCTCACGGAGCACCTGCTCGCGCTCGGCCACCGGGAGCTCGCGATGATCTCGGGCATGACGGCCAACAACGAGCGGGCGCGCGAGCGGGCGCTGGGGGTGCGGGAGGCGCTCCGGCGCAGCGGCGTGGCGCTCGACCCGGGGCGCTTCGTCGAGGTCCCGTATACCCTCCAGAGCGGACGCGACGGGCTGGCGCAGGTCATCGGGCAGTCGCCGCGGCCGACGGCGGTGATCTGCGGCAACGACCTGCTGGCGATCGGCGCGATCGCCGAGTGCCACGCGCGCGGGCTGGGCGTGCCGGAGGACGTCTCCGTCACCGGCTTCGACGACATGGAGATCGCCGCCATGCTGAGCCCCGGGCTCACGACCATGCACTTCCCGACCCAGGAGCTCGGCGATCTCGCCGCGCAGCAGATCCTGCGGGCGATCGCGGGCGAAACCGTGCCGGCGCGCCAGGAGCTGGCGGTGCGGCTCGTGGTGCGCGGGACGACCGCACCCCCGCGCCGGGGTGCGGAATCTTGA
- the sauS gene encoding acylating sulfoacetaldehyde dehydrogenase → MSATEPGRGTPSVSPDPREVVAALVARARAAQQAYERYGQAQVDEVVTAAAWAVVEPSRSRELAEIAVRDTGLGNVEDKVRKNRRKTMGLLRDLRAARSVGVIAEYPEKGIVEIARPVGVVGAIVPSTNPAATPINKIMNALKGRNAVIVSPSPKGLSTCTRLIELVHAELDRVGAPRDLVLQLPAPVTKALTEELMRQVDLVVVTGSQGNVRGAYASGTPAIGVGTGNVPVIIDADADLDDAAAKIAASKTFDNATSCSSENNLVILDAVYRPALGALERAGGALLAAEEKARLRQAMWAQGKLSPAVVAQSAPDIARAAGLARPALAHARFLMVEETGIGKDHPFSREKLSPVLTVYRAKDFDDAFEITRRLLLNQGAGHSCGIHTRNDEHVMRLGLELPVCRVIVNQAHAFATGGSFDNGLPFSLSMGCGTWGGNSISDNLNYRHFLNITRIARTIPPDEPTEDELFGAYLRKYSDK, encoded by the coding sequence ATGTCGGCCACCGAGCCCGGCCGCGGTACGCCTTCCGTTTCGCCCGACCCCCGCGAGGTCGTCGCCGCGCTGGTTGCCCGCGCCCGCGCCGCCCAGCAAGCCTACGAACGCTACGGCCAGGCCCAGGTCGACGAGGTCGTGACCGCCGCGGCCTGGGCCGTCGTCGAGCCGTCGCGCTCGCGCGAGCTCGCCGAGATTGCCGTGCGCGACACCGGTCTCGGCAACGTCGAGGACAAGGTCCGCAAGAACCGGCGCAAGACGATGGGGTTGCTGCGCGACCTGCGCGCCGCGCGCTCGGTGGGCGTGATCGCCGAGTACCCGGAGAAGGGGATCGTCGAGATCGCGCGGCCGGTGGGCGTCGTCGGCGCGATCGTGCCGTCCACGAACCCCGCCGCGACGCCGATCAACAAGATCATGAACGCCCTCAAGGGGCGCAACGCCGTGATCGTCTCCCCGAGCCCGAAGGGCCTGAGCACCTGCACGCGGCTCATCGAGCTCGTGCACGCCGAGCTCGATCGCGTCGGCGCGCCGCGCGACCTGGTGCTGCAGCTCCCCGCGCCGGTGACGAAGGCGCTGACCGAGGAGCTGATGCGCCAGGTCGACCTCGTGGTCGTGACCGGCTCGCAGGGCAACGTGCGCGGCGCCTACGCGAGCGGGACGCCGGCGATCGGGGTGGGCACGGGGAACGTCCCGGTCATCATCGATGCCGACGCCGACCTCGACGATGCGGCGGCCAAGATCGCCGCCTCGAAGACCTTCGACAACGCGACGAGCTGCTCCTCCGAGAACAACCTCGTCATCCTCGACGCCGTCTACCGCCCCGCGCTCGGCGCGCTCGAGCGCGCCGGCGGGGCGCTGCTCGCGGCCGAGGAGAAGGCGCGGCTGAGGCAGGCGATGTGGGCGCAGGGAAAGCTCAGCCCCGCCGTCGTCGCGCAGAGCGCGCCGGACATCGCCCGCGCCGCGGGGCTCGCGCGCCCGGCGCTCGCGCACGCGCGGTTCCTGATGGTCGAGGAGACGGGCATCGGCAAGGACCACCCCTTCTCGCGCGAGAAGCTCTCGCCGGTGCTCACGGTCTACCGGGCGAAGGACTTCGACGACGCCTTCGAGATCACGCGCCGCCTGCTGCTCAACCAGGGCGCGGGGCACTCGTGCGGCATCCACACCCGCAACGACGAGCACGTCATGCGCCTCGGGCTGGAGCTGCCGGTGTGCCGCGTCATCGTGAACCAGGCGCACGCGTTCGCGACCGGCGGCAGTTTCGACAACGGGCTGCCGTTCTCGCTGTCGATGGGCTGCGGCACCTGGGGCGGGAACAGTATTTCCGACAACCTGAACTACCGGCACTTTCTCAACATTACGCGCATCGCGCGCACGATCCCGCCGGACGAGCCGACGGAAGACGAGCTCTTCGGCGCCTACCTGAGGAAATACAGTGATAAGTGA
- the nadA gene encoding quinolinate synthase NadA → MTARIDIPAIPVVKAPQTAEVLASLPVLSDAERAALVARIKRLLEEQDAVLIAHYYVDAEIQRLAEETGGYVSDSLDMARFGHEHPARTLVIAGVRFMGETAKILNPEKRVLMPTLEAECSLDLSCPAAEFVPFCDAHPDHTVVVYSNTSAEVKARADYVVTSSIAVKLVDHLRKQGKKILWAPDKHLGAYINSVTGADMLIWPGSCVVHDAFKADALAALKKERPGAAVLVHPESPAAVIALADAVGSTTQLIEAAKRLPNKEFIVATDSGIFYKMQQAAPEKTFLEAPTAGKGPSCMACAHCPWMAMNSLARVAVALETGANEIHVEEEIRRKALRATQRMLDFAKTLKAPVLGDA, encoded by the coding sequence ATGACCGCGCGCATCGACATCCCCGCCATTCCCGTCGTGAAGGCCCCGCAGACGGCCGAGGTACTCGCGAGCCTTCCCGTGCTCTCGGATGCCGAGCGTGCGGCGCTCGTCGCCCGAATCAAGCGCCTGCTCGAGGAGCAGGACGCCGTATTGATCGCGCACTACTACGTCGACGCGGAGATTCAGCGGCTCGCCGAGGAGACCGGCGGCTACGTCTCCGACTCCCTCGACATGGCCCGCTTCGGGCACGAGCACCCGGCGCGCACGCTCGTCATCGCCGGGGTGCGCTTTATGGGCGAGACGGCCAAGATCCTGAATCCCGAGAAGCGCGTGCTGATGCCGACCCTCGAGGCCGAGTGCTCGCTCGATCTCTCCTGCCCGGCGGCCGAGTTCGTTCCCTTCTGCGACGCGCACCCCGACCACACCGTGGTCGTCTACTCGAACACGAGCGCCGAGGTGAAGGCGCGGGCGGATTACGTCGTCACGTCGTCGATCGCGGTGAAGCTCGTCGACCACCTCAGGAAGCAGGGCAAGAAGATCCTGTGGGCGCCGGACAAGCACCTCGGCGCGTACATCAACTCGGTGACGGGCGCGGACATGCTCATCTGGCCGGGCTCGTGCGTCGTGCACGACGCCTTCAAGGCGGACGCGCTGGCCGCGCTCAAGAAGGAGCGCCCGGGCGCCGCCGTGCTCGTCCATCCCGAGTCGCCCGCGGCCGTCATCGCGCTGGCCGACGCCGTCGGCTCGACCACGCAGCTCATCGAGGCGGCGAAGCGTTTGCCGAACAAGGAGTTCATCGTCGCCACGGACAGCGGCATCTTCTATAAGATGCAGCAGGCCGCGCCCGAGAAGACGTTCCTGGAAGCGCCGACGGCGGGGAAGGGCCCGAGCTGCATGGCCTGCGCGCACTGCCCGTGGATGGCGATGAACAGTTTGGCGCGCGTGGCCGTGGCGCTCGAGACCGGCGCGAACGAGATCCACGTGGAAGAGGAGATCCGCCGCAAGGCGCTGCGCGCGACGCAGCGGATGCTCGATTTCGCGAAGACGCTGAAGGCGCCTGTCCTCGGCGACGCCTGA